The following proteins come from a genomic window of Triticum aestivum cultivar Chinese Spring chromosome 6A, IWGSC CS RefSeq v2.1, whole genome shotgun sequence:
- the LOC123127637 gene encoding uncharacterized protein, giving the protein MRPPPCPQPEMLSPPPSPALTTAIVALTTNRASAVSSPCFNCSSSLPSPCFHDGGSSSSPTGAAAASIPPREIRNKCPHPPRGIRHCRSRPPPCHELQPPLRRVAAGNSSGDEGLRLLIDLCTGTSADGRPTLGVSSGCYLDVTRRCKLAMGWPPLVRDLHRHLSSTFFGACHRPSPASLTPCAAPYPCAISRRSVPPSPA; this is encoded by the exons ATGCGGCCACCGCCCTGCCCCCAACCAGAGATGTTGTCGCCACCACCGTCACCTGCGCTCACCACCGCCATCGTGGCCCTGACCACCAACCGCGCCTCCGCCGTGTCCTCCCCCTGCTTCAACTGCAGCAGCAGCCTCCCTTCCCCTTGCTTCCACGACGGCGGCAGCTCTTCGTCCCCGACCGGTGCAGCGGCTGCCTCCATCCCACCCCGTGAGATCCGCAACAAATGCCCCCATCCACCCCGCGGGATCCGCCACTGCCGGAGCCGCCCTCCGCCCTGCCATGAGTTGCAGCCCCCGCTTCGGCGCGTCGCTGCCGGCAACAGTTCCGGCGATGAAGGGCTTCGCCTTCTCATCGACCTCTGCACGGGGACCTCTGCCGACGG TCGTCCCACCCTTGGTGTTAGCTCAGGCTGCTACCTCGACGTCACGCGTAGATGCAAGCTGGCCATGGGGTGGCCACCCCTTGTGCGTGACCTGCACAGGCATCTATCGTCGACCTTCTTCGGCGCATGTCATCGACCTTCCCCGGCATCTCTCACGCCATGCGCGGCTCCCTATCCATGTGCCATATCCCGCAG GTCTGTCCCTCCTTCCCCGGCTTGA